One window from the genome of Acetobacteroides hydrogenigenes encodes:
- the truA gene encoding tRNA pseudouridine(38-40) synthase TruA: MSRFKLTLEYDGSAFHGWQLLKGHSSVQGKIMDACREVFKTDRFELYGSGRTDAGVHALGQVAHLDVATQLSTTQMRYKLNDNLPASISIIAIEEVDPKFHARYDAIARSYIYQIATRKTAFGKKYAYWIKDDLNVVDMQAAADMMVGMKDFRSFGDKDSETKSTIVEVTSVNVYRDGESIIVHVVGSHFLWKMVRRMVGVLIEAGRGNINASKLRSFFERHSDEPAKLTVPPSGLYLEHVYYPGEKINDKPIPLLYIR, from the coding sequence ATGTCACGCTTCAAGCTTACGCTGGAATACGATGGTTCAGCCTTCCATGGCTGGCAGCTGCTAAAAGGGCACAGCTCGGTGCAGGGGAAAATTATGGATGCCTGCCGCGAGGTGTTTAAAACCGACAGATTCGAGCTCTATGGCTCGGGACGAACCGATGCCGGCGTTCATGCGCTAGGGCAGGTGGCCCATCTCGACGTAGCCACCCAGCTATCGACAACCCAAATGCGCTACAAGCTCAACGACAACCTTCCGGCATCAATTTCGATTATCGCTATCGAGGAGGTTGATCCTAAATTCCATGCACGGTACGATGCCATTGCCCGTAGCTACATATACCAAATAGCCACCCGCAAAACAGCCTTTGGCAAGAAGTACGCCTACTGGATTAAGGATGATCTCAACGTCGTAGACATGCAGGCTGCAGCAGACATGATGGTAGGGATGAAAGATTTCCGCTCGTTTGGCGATAAGGATTCCGAAACAAAGTCGACCATTGTAGAAGTAACCAGCGTAAACGTATACCGCGATGGAGAATCTATAATCGTACACGTTGTTGGATCGCACTTTCTGTGGAAGATGGTTCGCCGAATGGTGGGCGTGCTCATAGAAGCAGGCCGTGGAAACATCAACGCATCAAAGCTTCGCAGCTTCTTCGAAAGGCACTCCGACGAGCCTGCCAAGCTAACCGTACCTCCTTCGGGGCTCTACCTCGAACATGTTTACTATCCGGGCGAAAAGATTAACGACAAGCCCATTCCGCTACTTTACATCAGATAA
- a CDS encoding type II toxin-antitoxin system HicB family antitoxin: MKDLTFKIVVKQIEEGLFMAVAPSLEDCYVEASTEKEAIEQIQEMIGNTIREMVVNNEKIVDDSKAAIYNLTIEFGDTPSA, encoded by the coding sequence ATGAAAGACTTAACGTTCAAGATCGTCGTAAAACAAATTGAGGAAGGGCTGTTTATGGCCGTTGCCCCCTCGCTAGAAGATTGCTACGTAGAGGCATCAACCGAAAAGGAAGCAATAGAGCAAATTCAGGAGATGATAGGCAATACCATTCGCGAGATGGTCGTTAACAACGAAAAAATCGTTGACGACTCGAAGGCTGCAATCTACAACCTCACCATCGAATTTGGCGATACTCCTTCGGCATAG
- a CDS encoding patatin-like phospholipase family protein, with the protein MKRLILLILFFSVAAFCAEAQRSPKVGLVLSGGGAKGFAHIGLLRLIDSLNIKVDYITGTSMGSVMGGLYAAGYSADSIKKIVLSQNWSLIVSNKVALSAISADVKDEYGRYIYELPVDMRGSALASALVEGQFMSNMLSFYTYPVRTVTSFDSLPIPFRCVSTDLLTGEKCVLSKGSLPLAIRASLAIPSVFSPVYYDGRLMVDGGVVRNFPVEEVKQMGADIVIGGHTGFRTFNEEEVRKPMNQAIQSFAFNAINDFNEQRKMVDVLVDFNNVLGDYTAADFGKFKDIIRLGEEEARKLLPDLIAIARAQQADSLRSNSSMRYVREESLPITAVKLLSEKGEPLRGDLRMVVRLRLGIVMGKEYTAAELNQLMNSIYGSFFFSKVTYEFEHNETGLTLVVRVKESAPAYLKFALHYDTKESAGVIVGSEVRNLLLPQSRLSATIDLSDRIKARGVFHKYLGHRLSWWLRFTGELSNYKLSDVFLYFENNSTLYDRYINQTIALGKNMLNNNAIYLSGGYHTMFINRDVKFFSFMDAPKQIFEGSYWSVGLTFERNMFDRKFFPTKGSSLKLEARAFLDNNMDVRFGDNPEDKYLSSILTPPSGFSCGSYYSALLDYNVLCPILPRVALCSNLYLGIGTYGNNFFGESSYIYPYAKFYVGGVETRRMANYARGVGFQSGELSVGNVAVASLDLRYNFYRKLYLVPSVSYSTGASKPTDLFKDALKVNDAFIGYGASLMVDSFLGPISFSVFRGTDIGTWRSYFSFGYKF; encoded by the coding sequence ATGAAACGGCTGATTCTACTTATTCTTTTTTTTAGCGTAGCCGCTTTTTGTGCGGAGGCACAGCGCTCTCCTAAGGTTGGCTTAGTGCTTAGCGGCGGCGGAGCTAAAGGGTTTGCCCACATCGGATTGCTGCGCTTAATTGATTCGCTTAATATAAAAGTGGACTACATAACCGGGACAAGTATGGGAAGCGTTATGGGTGGGCTATACGCTGCCGGATATAGCGCCGATAGCATAAAGAAGATTGTTCTTTCGCAAAACTGGAGCCTGATTGTTAGCAATAAAGTTGCCCTTAGCGCCATAAGCGCCGATGTAAAGGATGAGTACGGACGTTACATTTACGAGCTTCCTGTAGATATGCGCGGCTCTGCGCTTGCTTCGGCACTTGTAGAGGGGCAGTTTATGTCGAACATGCTCAGCTTTTATACCTACCCGGTGCGAACGGTTACCTCTTTCGACTCGTTGCCCATTCCTTTCCGATGCGTAAGCACCGATTTACTTACCGGCGAAAAGTGCGTGCTGAGCAAAGGATCGCTACCGCTTGCCATAAGAGCTTCGCTTGCCATTCCTTCCGTTTTTTCGCCGGTTTACTACGATGGCCGTTTAATGGTTGATGGTGGCGTTGTGCGGAATTTTCCTGTTGAAGAGGTTAAGCAGATGGGTGCCGATATCGTTATTGGGGGGCATACGGGCTTTAGAACGTTTAACGAGGAGGAGGTTCGTAAGCCGATGAATCAAGCCATTCAGTCGTTTGCTTTTAACGCCATCAACGACTTTAACGAGCAGCGCAAGATGGTAGATGTATTGGTTGACTTCAACAACGTTTTAGGCGATTATACCGCTGCCGATTTCGGCAAGTTTAAGGATATTATCCGGCTGGGCGAGGAGGAGGCCCGCAAGCTGCTGCCCGATCTTATCGCCATTGCCAGAGCTCAGCAGGCCGATTCGCTACGTAGCAATTCTTCTATGCGATACGTGAGGGAGGAATCGTTGCCCATTACTGCCGTTAAGCTGCTTTCGGAAAAAGGAGAGCCTCTTCGTGGCGATTTGCGTATGGTGGTTCGCCTGCGCTTGGGTATTGTTATGGGAAAGGAGTATACGGCCGCCGAGCTAAACCAGCTTATGAACAGCATCTATGGCTCGTTCTTCTTTTCGAAGGTAACCTACGAGTTCGAGCACAACGAAACCGGCCTAACCCTAGTGGTAAGGGTTAAGGAAAGTGCGCCGGCCTACCTAAAGTTTGCGCTTCACTACGACACCAAGGAGTCGGCAGGCGTAATTGTGGGGAGCGAGGTGCGCAACCTGCTGCTGCCGCAGTCCAGGTTAAGCGCAACCATCGATCTTTCCGATAGAATTAAGGCTCGTGGCGTTTTTCATAAGTACCTAGGGCATCGGCTTAGCTGGTGGCTGCGCTTTACGGGCGAGCTATCGAACTACAAGCTGTCGGACGTTTTCCTTTACTTCGAGAACAACTCTACCCTATACGATAGGTACATCAACCAGACGATAGCGTTGGGTAAGAACATGCTCAACAATAACGCCATTTACCTATCGGGAGGGTACCATACGATGTTTATCAATCGCGATGTGAAGTTTTTCTCGTTTATGGATGCTCCCAAGCAGATCTTCGAGGGTAGCTACTGGTCGGTTGGGCTAACCTTCGAGCGGAACATGTTCGATCGTAAGTTCTTTCCTACCAAAGGATCGTCGCTTAAGCTAGAGGCACGGGCTTTTCTGGACAACAACATGGATGTGCGCTTTGGCGATAACCCCGAGGATAAGTACCTCTCCAGCATTCTAACCCCTCCCAGCGGGTTTAGCTGCGGAAGTTACTATAGCGCGCTGCTCGACTACAACGTTCTGTGCCCTATTCTTCCTCGTGTGGCGTTGTGCAGCAACCTTTACTTGGGCATTGGCACCTACGGGAACAACTTTTTTGGAGAAAGCTCCTATATATACCCCTATGCTAAGTTCTACGTGGGGGGTGTTGAGACACGGCGCATGGCCAACTACGCACGAGGTGTAGGTTTTCAAAGCGGCGAGCTGTCGGTAGGTAACGTTGCTGTGGCCTCCCTCGATCTTAGGTACAACTTCTACAGAAAGCTCTACCTCGTACCATCGGTTAGCTACAGTACCGGAGCCTCTAAGCCAACGGACCTGTTTAAGGATGCGCTTAAGGTTAACGATGCGTTTATCGGTTACGGGGCATCGCTTATGGTCGATAGCTTTTTGGGCCCCATTTCGTTCTCGGTTTTTAGGGGAACGGATATTGGAACCTGGCGCTCCTACTTCAGCTTTGGGTATAAGTTCTAA
- the rbr gene encoding rubrerythrin: MESVKGTRTEQNLLKAFAGESQASRRYKMFAKKAQEEGYEQIAAIFNETAINEDEHARIYFSFLEGGMVEITASYPAGVVGTTAENLAAAAGGEEEEWTVLYPEFARIAEEEGFKKIATHFKLIAAVEKTHMERYRKLQKRVEEDKVFEREEDAEWVCRECGYHHKGKKAPKTCPNCLKTQAYFEEYNDNY, from the coding sequence ATGGAAAGCGTAAAAGGAACAAGAACAGAACAAAACCTGCTTAAGGCATTTGCAGGTGAATCGCAGGCAAGCCGTAGGTATAAGATGTTTGCCAAGAAGGCTCAAGAAGAGGGCTACGAGCAAATTGCTGCTATCTTTAACGAAACGGCTATTAACGAGGACGAACATGCCCGTATCTACTTTAGCTTCCTTGAAGGTGGAATGGTTGAGATTACCGCAAGCTACCCTGCTGGTGTTGTAGGAACAACTGCTGAAAACCTGGCTGCCGCAGCTGGTGGCGAAGAGGAGGAGTGGACCGTGCTCTATCCTGAATTTGCACGTATTGCCGAGGAAGAGGGATTTAAGAAAATAGCCACTCACTTTAAGCTAATTGCTGCTGTCGAAAAAACGCACATGGAGCGCTACCGCAAGCTGCAAAAACGCGTTGAAGAGGATAAAGTGTTCGAGAGAGAAGAAGATGCCGAATGGGTTTGCCGCGAATGTGGCTATCATCATAAAGGAAAGAAGGCTCCAAAAACTTGTCCAAACTGCTTGAAGACGCAGGCGTATTTCGAGGAGTATAACGACAACTACTAG
- a CDS encoding GNAT family N-acetyltransferase produces the protein MNIRLQHDTVNVDWNLVVDILQKVGMAYHSCEIHKRAFGNSHTVVFAFDNEALVGFGRAISDGEYQAAIYDVAVDPDYQGNGIGRMILQDIIRSIPSCNFILYASPGKEKFYEKENFRRMKTGMALFVNDERMQKNGFTE, from the coding sequence ATGAATATACGGTTACAGCACGATACGGTAAATGTTGACTGGAACTTGGTGGTAGATATCCTGCAAAAGGTGGGTATGGCATACCATTCTTGCGAAATCCATAAGCGAGCGTTTGGTAATAGCCATACCGTTGTGTTTGCGTTCGACAACGAAGCGTTAGTTGGCTTCGGTAGGGCTATCTCCGACGGCGAGTACCAAGCCGCCATCTACGATGTTGCCGTAGATCCCGATTACCAAGGTAATGGAATTGGCAGAATGATTCTTCAGGACATTATAAGAAGTATCCCCAGCTGCAACTTCATCCTATACGCCTCGCCCGGCAAGGAAAAGTTCTACGAAAAGGAGAACTTTAGGCGAATGAAAACGGGTATGGCCCTATTTGTAAACGACGAGCGGATGCAGAAGAACGGTTTTACCGAATAG
- a CDS encoding acyltransferase, which yields MVKGRHMGIDLLRVISALGVVFIHVSAPLVTHNMKVVNDAFWAGNLFNVLGRFSVPVFVIISGYLILKPISSYADFYRKRFTRILLPLICWSVVYLLWAYFFDHTHPRKIWDGFFWGKPYFHLWFLGMLMGLYAVAPLLSDLLHRIGTRYFAYAAIGAFAVAMGMDAWDSYSGNKPWIGVWWVSYLGYFMIGGSLRSFKGVLNARWLLVLVAVVCYAMAFTFTGLLFEAKHYVWYFYSYLSITSILGAVALVNLFRKVEIPNSRFLSELSDLTFGIYLIHMIPLNIIKRYWYSSFVENSYLNTLLISLTVFVVSALVVWLMLKVKPLKKLMF from the coding sequence ATGGTAAAAGGTCGACACATGGGGATAGATTTGCTACGCGTCATTTCGGCGCTTGGTGTTGTCTTTATTCATGTTTCGGCACCGCTTGTTACCCATAACATGAAGGTAGTAAACGATGCGTTTTGGGCAGGGAATCTATTTAATGTGCTAGGGCGGTTTAGCGTTCCGGTGTTTGTTATTATTAGCGGTTATCTTATCCTAAAACCGATCTCAAGCTACGCCGACTTCTACCGAAAACGGTTTACCCGTATACTGTTGCCTCTTATTTGCTGGTCGGTGGTTTACCTATTGTGGGCGTATTTTTTCGATCACACTCATCCTCGAAAAATATGGGACGGTTTTTTCTGGGGTAAACCATACTTTCATCTATGGTTCTTAGGGATGCTGATGGGGCTTTATGCTGTTGCTCCATTGCTGAGCGATCTGCTTCATCGCATAGGAACTCGTTATTTTGCCTATGCAGCCATTGGTGCCTTTGCTGTTGCAATGGGCATGGATGCCTGGGATTCCTATTCGGGAAACAAGCCGTGGATTGGCGTTTGGTGGGTGTCGTACCTTGGGTACTTTATGATAGGTGGTAGCTTGCGCTCGTTTAAGGGAGTGCTCAATGCTCGGTGGTTGCTTGTGCTTGTGGCTGTCGTGTGCTATGCCATGGCCTTTACGTTTACCGGCCTCCTATTTGAGGCGAAGCACTACGTGTGGTACTTTTACAGCTACCTAAGCATAACCTCGATATTGGGTGCTGTTGCTTTGGTAAACCTCTTTAGGAAAGTAGAGATACCCAATAGCCGATTTCTGTCGGAGCTATCCGATCTAACTTTTGGCATTTATCTTATACACATGATTCCGCTTAACATCATTAAGCGCTACTGGTATTCTAGCTTTGTAGAGAACTCGTACCTGAATACTCTACTTATATCTCTTACGGTGTTTGTAGTGTCGGCTTTGGTTGTGTGGCTGATGCTTAAGGTTAAGCCGTTAAAAAAGCTGATGTTTTAG
- a CDS encoding alpha/beta hydrolase family protein, with product MKKLITFNLLLLLLAPCFGQDTEELKKEIKTLKEAVADYEHRFDALEKIADDNLWFSRMQDVAFVDKVYICGPPPAKAKNPTAMGAKNPVKFWSYVFIPKNIDLDKKYPLIVLPHGGVHGNFGTYHVHIMRELMAQGYIVVAPEYRGSNGYGKGFWKQIDYGGLEVDDVDASREYMCENYDFVDKDRVGIIGWSHGGLITLFNLFDHAEHYKVGFAGVPVSDLIARMGYYDDEYRDLYSADYHIGKTAKDNIAEYRRRSPAWNVDRFKNTPLLIHTNTNDDDVNVLEVEHLIKSLKAENKKFEYEIYKDIPGGHSFDRIDPKKSREIRLKIWNFLAKELNPPVRLKSVKDMAKAAYYPIKHEK from the coding sequence ATGAAAAAGCTGATAACCTTTAACCTACTGCTTCTACTTCTAGCACCTTGCTTTGGGCAGGACACAGAGGAGCTAAAGAAGGAGATTAAAACGCTAAAAGAAGCGGTTGCCGATTACGAGCATCGCTTCGATGCGCTGGAAAAAATTGCCGACGACAATCTCTGGTTCTCTCGAATGCAGGATGTTGCCTTTGTTGACAAGGTATACATCTGCGGACCACCACCTGCAAAGGCAAAGAACCCAACGGCAATGGGAGCTAAGAATCCGGTAAAATTCTGGTCGTATGTTTTCATTCCAAAAAACATAGACCTAGACAAGAAATATCCGCTTATCGTGCTTCCTCATGGTGGAGTTCATGGCAACTTTGGCACCTACCATGTGCATATCATGCGCGAACTTATGGCCCAAGGATATATCGTCGTTGCTCCAGAATATCGTGGAAGCAACGGTTATGGAAAAGGTTTCTGGAAACAAATTGACTATGGTGGACTAGAGGTAGACGATGTTGATGCCAGCCGCGAATACATGTGCGAAAACTACGACTTTGTTGACAAAGATCGGGTTGGAATTATTGGCTGGAGCCACGGTGGATTAATCACCCTATTTAACCTATTCGACCATGCCGAGCACTACAAGGTTGGATTTGCAGGAGTACCTGTCTCTGATCTTATTGCACGAATGGGCTACTACGATGACGAATACCGCGACCTTTACTCTGCCGACTACCATATAGGGAAAACAGCAAAGGATAACATTGCCGAGTATCGTCGACGCTCACCAGCATGGAATGTGGATCGATTCAAAAACACCCCGCTGCTAATCCACACCAACACTAACGACGATGATGTTAATGTACTCGAAGTAGAGCACCTCATTAAGTCGCTAAAAGCAGAGAACAAAAAATTCGAATACGAGATTTATAAGGATATTCCGGGTGGACATTCTTTCGATCGTATCGACCCCAAGAAATCGCGCGAAATACGGCTCAAGATTTGGAATTTCTTAGCAAAAGAGCTCAACCCTCCTGTTAGGCTTAAATCGGTAAAAGATATGGCTAAAGCGGCCTACTACCCTATTAAACACGAAAAGTAA